Proteins encoded within one genomic window of Nitrospira sp.:
- the fliE gene encoding flagellar hook-basal body complex protein FliE has product MTDLRIAGANQPRPIEIPEIKESGQAGGAQFVNSLQEAIGHINDAQTGASQAVDALVTGQNTNIHQAMVALQQADASFQLMMQVRNKLVTAYEEIQRMQI; this is encoded by the coding sequence ATGACTGACTTGCGGATCGCAGGCGCGAATCAGCCTCGGCCGATCGAGATCCCTGAGATCAAGGAGTCCGGGCAGGCAGGCGGGGCACAGTTCGTCAACTCCCTGCAAGAAGCCATCGGACACATCAACGATGCGCAAACGGGAGCCAGCCAAGCCGTCGATGCGCTGGTCACCGGTCAGAACACCAACATTCACCAGGCGATGGTGGCTCTGCAACAGGCCGATGCGTCATTTCAGCTCATGATGCAGGTCCGGAATAAGTTGGTGACGGCCTACGAAGAAATCCAGCGGATGCAGATTTAG
- a CDS encoding sigma-54-dependent Fis family transcriptional regulator: MSVQQHMQEPSPACEDTRMVLIVDDEPSMRTALSETVRRLGYHVRGAIDGADAIEQVERLKPWLVVTDLKMPRVTGLELVKAIKQKAPHTFIILMTAYGTVETAVEAMKCGANDYILKPFSTDLLERVILNLQATTASDEQEAPMPPEARAILTQDPGMIRLLTTLEGVAASQATVLISGESGTGKELLARYIHARSPRAHRPFVALNCAALPDSLLESELFGHERGAFTGAIQKKLGKFEMAHTGTLFLDEISEMNLGLQAKLLRVLQEREVDRIGGREPVPVNIRVIATTNRSLYHEVTQGRFREDLFYRLNVFPVTVPPLRERVGDIPLLARHFLRSSAHRNGLTSPTLSDRAIADLQQRPWKGNIRELENVMERAILVAAGGAVDVDHLMPGDGTVPVRELETVEALVTPSAHGSLWEMERDLIFKTLAKVKDNRTHAAKELGISIRTLRNKLREYRDMGYQVEAEKS; this comes from the coding sequence ATGAGCGTGCAACAGCATATGCAGGAACCTTCCCCTGCCTGCGAAGATACCCGGATGGTGTTGATTGTCGACGACGAGCCCTCCATGCGCACGGCCCTGTCAGAGACCGTCCGGCGTCTGGGATATCACGTACGGGGCGCCATCGACGGCGCCGATGCGATCGAACAGGTCGAGCGACTGAAGCCGTGGCTGGTAGTCACGGATCTGAAGATGCCACGCGTGACCGGGTTGGAACTCGTGAAGGCGATTAAACAGAAGGCGCCGCACACCTTCATCATCTTGATGACGGCGTACGGCACGGTAGAGACCGCGGTTGAAGCTATGAAGTGCGGTGCGAACGACTATATCCTCAAACCGTTTTCCACCGATCTCTTGGAGCGGGTCATCCTGAATCTCCAGGCGACTACGGCATCAGACGAGCAGGAGGCGCCGATGCCACCGGAGGCGCGTGCGATTTTAACCCAGGACCCCGGAATGATTCGCCTGCTCACGACGCTCGAGGGTGTGGCGGCGAGCCAGGCTACGGTATTAATCAGCGGGGAAAGCGGTACGGGAAAAGAGTTGCTGGCGCGCTATATCCATGCCCGAAGCCCTCGCGCCCATCGTCCCTTCGTCGCGCTCAATTGCGCCGCCTTGCCAGATAGTCTGCTGGAAAGTGAATTGTTCGGCCACGAACGGGGCGCGTTTACGGGGGCCATTCAGAAAAAATTGGGCAAATTCGAAATGGCTCATACCGGCACGCTGTTTCTGGATGAAATCAGTGAGATGAATTTGGGATTGCAAGCAAAGTTGCTGCGCGTCCTGCAGGAACGGGAGGTGGACCGCATCGGCGGACGTGAGCCGGTACCGGTGAACATTCGCGTGATCGCCACGACGAATCGCTCGCTCTATCACGAGGTGACGCAAGGACGATTTCGCGAAGATTTGTTCTATCGACTGAATGTGTTTCCGGTCACGGTGCCACCCCTGCGCGAGCGAGTAGGAGACATCCCACTGCTGGCCAGGCACTTTCTCCGCTCTTCGGCGCACCGCAACGGCCTGACCTCGCCAACGCTGTCGGATCGGGCGATTGCCGACTTGCAACAGCGTCCATGGAAAGGGAATATTCGTGAACTGGAAAATGTCATGGAACGCGCCATTTTAGTGGCGGCAGGAGGGGCGGTTGACGTCGATCATCTCATGCCTGGTGACGGAACCGTACCTGTGCGGGAATTGGAGACGGTCGAGGCGTTGGTCACGCCCTCGGCGCATGGCTCGCTCTGGGAAATGGAACGGGATCTTATCTTCAAGACTCTGGCAAAAGTGAAAGACAATCGCACTCATGCGGCGAAAGAATTAGGCATCAGTATCCGCACGTTACGTAACAAACTCCGGGAATATCGCGACATGGGTTACCAGGTGGAAGCAGAAAAATCCTAA
- the flgC gene encoding flagellar basal body rod protein FlgC — MDLTDSLAVSVSALDAHRHRLNVIASNLANAQSTKTSTGGPYRRRDVVFQAAPVSSAFQRAFKQVSTGPGKHALDGVKVARVIEDKKPGQQVYDPRHPDADKKGFVTMPNVNVMEEMVNMIGASRAYEANVQAVNASRTMWNRALEIGR, encoded by the coding sequence ATGGATTTAACAGATAGTCTCGCGGTCTCGGTTTCTGCTCTCGATGCCCATCGGCATCGGTTGAACGTCATTGCCAGTAACCTTGCGAACGCGCAGTCCACCAAGACCAGCACCGGTGGTCCATATCGCCGCCGTGACGTGGTGTTTCAAGCCGCGCCGGTCTCGTCCGCCTTTCAGCGCGCCTTCAAGCAGGTCTCCACGGGGCCCGGCAAGCATGCGCTGGACGGCGTGAAAGTCGCGCGAGTCATCGAGGACAAGAAGCCGGGACAACAGGTGTACGACCCTCGACATCCGGATGCCGACAAGAAAGGCTTCGTCACGATGCCCAACGTGAATGTTATGGAAGAGATGGTCAATATGATCGGTGCGTCGCGCGCATATGAAGCGAACGTGCAGGCGGTCAATGCGTCTCGGACCATGTGGAATCGCGCGTTGGAGATCGGGAGGTAA
- a CDS encoding PAS domain S-box protein — protein sequence MMRQDTERPNNDLLTRAFRDFDQAATVLQQSYDALTTRLQQMDLELAQTNASLREHLRETEEMRAHVTAVLESLDTGVIVADSQDVVVRCNHSAEHLLGVSQNELRGRRATEVLAEIRKDHEEYPLVLPSGVTIALTETDLNDEAGTLTGTLVLIHDVTRIRQLEDRLQRRNRLEAMGQMVGSIAHEIRNPLGSVELFASMLRKDLRDQPQLQAYAEHISMAVKSMDRLLSNLLVYTRPDCSKLRWHETERLLREVLTLATHAMAQAAITVRCEVDARVPQLWCDGAKMKQVLLNLILNAVQAMPEGGVLTLTATVVPGQSQRGPEVQLTVTDTGIGIPLEVQSRVFDPFFTTKDEGTGLGLAIVHALVEAHHGRIDVVSSPGRGTAFVMTLPQEPNQLSAGTVAAATQLRQVDADDHSLTVAEEEMAE from the coding sequence ATGATGCGTCAGGACACAGAGCGTCCCAACAACGATCTCCTGACCCGTGCGTTTCGGGACTTCGATCAGGCCGCCACGGTCCTGCAGCAATCCTATGACGCGTTGACGACCAGGCTTCAGCAAATGGATCTGGAGTTGGCACAGACCAACGCCAGCCTCCGGGAACATCTTCGTGAGACCGAGGAGATGCGGGCGCATGTCACGGCTGTGTTGGAGTCGTTGGATACCGGCGTGATTGTCGCCGATTCGCAGGATGTCGTGGTGCGATGTAACCACTCCGCAGAACACCTCTTGGGGGTGTCGCAGAATGAACTGCGGGGCCGCCGGGCGACTGAGGTGCTGGCAGAGATTCGAAAGGATCACGAGGAGTATCCCTTGGTGCTTCCATCAGGCGTGACGATTGCGCTGACGGAAACAGACCTGAACGATGAAGCCGGAACGTTGACCGGTACGTTGGTCTTGATCCATGACGTCACGCGCATTCGCCAGTTGGAAGATCGACTTCAGCGGCGCAACCGGCTGGAAGCCATGGGCCAAATGGTCGGCAGCATCGCGCATGAAATTCGGAACCCTCTGGGAAGTGTCGAGCTCTTCGCGTCCATGCTACGGAAGGATCTTCGAGACCAGCCGCAATTGCAGGCCTATGCCGAGCATATCTCCATGGCGGTCAAATCCATGGACCGCCTGTTATCCAACCTATTGGTCTATACGAGGCCGGATTGTTCCAAGTTGCGGTGGCACGAAACCGAGCGGCTGTTGCGGGAGGTCTTGACCCTGGCCACTCATGCCATGGCGCAGGCGGCTATCACCGTACGTTGCGAGGTGGATGCGCGTGTTCCACAACTTTGGTGTGACGGCGCAAAGATGAAACAGGTGTTGCTGAACCTCATCTTGAATGCGGTCCAGGCGATGCCGGAGGGAGGAGTCCTGACTCTCACGGCGACTGTGGTTCCAGGGCAGAGCCAGAGGGGCCCGGAGGTCCAACTCACTGTCACCGACACAGGGATTGGCATTCCGCTTGAGGTCCAGTCCCGGGTGTTTGATCCATTCTTTACTACCAAAGATGAGGGGACGGGGTTAGGGCTGGCCATCGTACACGCCTTGGTAGAGGCCCATCATGGACGGATCGATGTGGTGAGCAGTCCTGGCCGTGGCACCGCTTTTGTCATGACCTTGCCACAAGAGCCGAATCAACTGAGCGCAGGGACAGTCGCCGCCGCAACACAACTCAGGCAAGTGGACGCCGACGATCACAGTCTGACCGTAGCCGAAGAGGAGATGGCCGAATGA
- the flgB gene encoding flagellar basal body rod protein FlgB, whose translation MTIFDRTMQLLERSLDLRGARQQVIAANIANEETPKYRATDLNFGQALANAQQGKLPITLVSTHHNHIGPKGNGFQRVTGRLEEVPAGDLPLDANSVNIELEMAKMSDNAQQYNTAATLISMRLRQLLSAIREGR comes from the coding sequence ATGACCATCTTTGATCGAACCATGCAGCTGTTGGAGCGATCGCTGGACCTGCGCGGGGCTCGCCAACAGGTGATCGCCGCCAACATCGCCAATGAAGAAACGCCCAAATATCGCGCTACGGACTTGAACTTCGGGCAGGCGTTGGCGAACGCGCAGCAGGGCAAGCTCCCGATCACCCTGGTCTCGACACATCACAACCACATCGGCCCGAAGGGGAACGGCTTTCAACGGGTGACGGGGCGATTGGAAGAAGTGCCTGCCGGTGATCTGCCTCTTGACGCCAACTCCGTCAATATCGAACTGGAAATGGCCAAGATGTCGGACAATGCGCAGCAGTACAACACGGCGGCGACTCTCATCAGCATGCGCCTTCGACAGTTGTTGAGCGCGATCCGTGAGGGACGGTAA